The following coding sequences lie in one Calypte anna isolate BGI_N300 chromosome 7, bCalAnn1_v1.p, whole genome shotgun sequence genomic window:
- the LOC103530431 gene encoding LOW QUALITY PROTEIN: testis-specific serine/threonine-protein kinase 2-like (The sequence of the model RefSeq protein was modified relative to this genomic sequence to represent the inferred CDS: inserted 1 base in 1 codon; deleted 1 base in 1 codon) — translation MDEAVRLERRGYSVNDTLGEGIYGKVKSAYCKHLKRNVAIKIISKRKTSWEFLERFLPREMQALRQLNHPSIIKTYEIFESVFGKVYIVMELGQKEYLXHYIIVMGAMQEDIACVRFQQLASAIKHCHDSGFAHRDLKCENILLDADLNIKVSDFGFSKSLCRDKNRKFILSQTFCGTAAYAAPEVLQCIPYDPRMSDIWSLGVTLYKMVSASMPFDNCNVGKMVHIQKQHSITFPDSTYLTGECKELIRRLLHPNVSKRLCIDEVLKHLWVQTPKSKSPFPLPAAEEGECPKTCAKESLSTSSRTTNPNLQKGEQKETDPLKDWCFLQYHEVGLTCELLVHNFSFSGPFQPTVPIFCCFIVTISLKLS, via the exons atgGATGAGGCTGTTAGGCTGGAAAGGAGAGGCTATAGTGTGAACGACACACTAGGAGAAGGCATTTATGGCAAAGTGAAATCTGCCTACTGCAAACATCTGAAACGCAACGTGGCCATCAAGATAATCAGCAAGAGGAAAACTTCTTGGGAGTTCCTGGAAAGATTTCTCCCCAGGGAAATGCAGGCTCTGAGACAGCTGAACCACCCCTCAATCATCAAAACCTATGAGATTTTTGAGAGCGTGTTTGGCAAAGTGTACATCGTGATGGAGCTGGGGCAGAAGGAATACC CGCACTACATCATCGTCATGGGGGCTATGCAAGAGGACATAGCTTGTGTCAGGTTTCAGCAGTTGGCCTCTGCCATTAAGCATTGCCATGACTCAGGCTTTGCTCACAGGGACCTGAAATGTGAGAACATCCTTCTTGATGCAGACCTGAACATCAAGGTGTCAGACTTTGGCTTTTCCAAATCTTTGTGTCGggataaaaacagaaaatttattCTCAGTCAAACCTTCTGTGGGACTGCTGCGTATGCAGCCCCAGAAGTGCTACAGTGCATTCCTTACGACCCCAGGATGTCTGACATATGGAGCCTTGGTGTCACCCTGTATAAAATGGTCTCTGCTTCAATGCCATTTGACAATTGCAATGTCGGGAAAATGGTCCATATTCAGAAACAACACAGCATTACCTTCCCTGACTCAACATACCTGACTGGAGAGTGCAAGGAACTGATACGTCGCTTGCTGCATCCCAATGTGTCTAAAAGGTTATGCATAGATGAAGTTCTGAAACACTTGTGGGTGCAGACTCCAAAATCCAAaagccccttccctctgccagctgcagaaGAGGGTGAGTGT CCCAAAACCTGTGCAAAGGAAAGCCTTAGCACAAGCAGCAGGACAACAAATCCCAATCTGCagaaaggagagcagaaggaaacagatCCTCTTAAGGATTGGTGTTTTTTACAATATCATGAAGTTGGCCTAACTTGTGAACTGCTGGTTCACAacttcagcttctctgggccCTTTCAGCCAACAGTCcctattttttgttgttttatagttactatttcattaaagctgtcTTAA